Proteins encoded within one genomic window of Tachysurus vachellii isolate PV-2020 chromosome 16, HZAU_Pvac_v1, whole genome shotgun sequence:
- the LOC132859134 gene encoding uncharacterized protein LOC132859134, with amino-acid sequence MFHIVSFLETNEVEVVPSGWVDGDQCVWPHLRGESLTKAVKLAMKPKKEWKIFKVKLLYTTDNYDDARKKLPEAELFSDIQSDTESGVKKPRRIMKSFRLQNFKLLSDDDDDNEGQNLKGLEPPPRIKPPAFQTFHQSTQSPSTARQQPPLCQTSSQPPASDQSAFYHPAIQPPACDLSPLYQPASQRPASDQSPFHQPASQPPASDQSPFYQPASQPPTSDQSPFYKPASQQPAWSQPPLQQLASQPLPNHQPSLFQPNSQSSLDYLQPAGSESGIRRNQALQILLREILTKQEMILDQQNTIMRILQSTHRPRPDVHDGAKFRDRLPVKDVESLQCLEPELKMNPDSKSELTTYLGLVGGFDLKDTVWRVLKATFTTAVARGMNWRGVNGKIGVQRLVITEVVIGAVRQNLLSAKASNKEIETNIIKWLHLAGDREGGRRERMNKREAQQNTADPH; translated from the exons ATGTTccatattgtttcttttttggaaACAAATGAGGTGGAAGTGGTGCCCAGCGGTTGGGTAGATGGTGACCAATGTGTCTGGCCACACCTAAGAGGGGAGAGCCTCACAAAGGCTGTGAAACTTGCAATGAAACCCAAGAAAGAGTGGAAAATCTTTAAAGTAAAGCTTCTCTACACAACAG ACAACTATGATGATGCCAGGAAAAAGCTCCCTGAAGCAGAACTCTTCTCTGACATTCAATCTGATACAGAGAGTGGGGTTAAAAAACCTAGACGAATTAT GAAGAGCTTTAGACttcaaaactttaaacttttgagtgacgatgatgatgataatgaaggGCAAAATTTGAAAGGCCTGGAACCACCGCCTCGTATTAAGCCACCAGCATTTCAAACATTTCATCAGTCAACTCAAAGCCCCTCTACAGCAAGACAGCAGCCTCCTCTCTGCCAGACATCTAGTCAGCCACCAGCAAGTGACCAATCTGCTTTCTACCATCCAGCTATTCAGCCACCAGCATGTGACCTATCACCTCTTTACCAGCCAGCAAGTCAGCGACCAGCAAGTGACCAATCCCCTTTCCACCAGCCAGCTAGTCAGCCACCAGCAAGTGACCAATCCCCTTTCTACCAGCCAGCAAGTCAGCCACCAACAAGTGACCAATCCCCGTTCTACAAGCCAGCTAGTCAGCAGCCAGCATGGAGCCAACCACCTCTCCAACAGCTAGCTAGTCAGCCATTGCCAAATCACCAACCATCTCTCTTCCAGCCAAATAGCCAGTCAAGTTTAGATTACTTGCAGCCAGCAGGCTCAGAATCTGGCATAAGGAGAAACCAAGCACTACAAA TTTTGCTAAGGGAGATATTGACAAAACAAGAAATGATTCTAGACCAGCAAAATACAATTATGAGAATCCTACAGTCAACACATCGCCCAAGGCCTGATGTCCATGATGGGGCCAAGTTCAGAGATCGTCTTCCTGTCAAAGATGTAGAGTCTCTCCAGTGCCTGGAGCCTGAGCTGAAGATGAACCCTGATTCTAAATCAGAATTG acTACCTATCTGGGTCTGGTTGGTGGCTTTGACCTGAAAGACACCGTGTGGAGAGTGCTGAAAGCCACTTTTACAACTGCTGTGGCACGTGGTATGAATTGGAGAGGAGTCAATGGGAAGATTGGTGTCCAACGCCTGGTCATAACGGAAGTTGTCATTG GTGCAGTCAGGCAGAATCTCCTTTCTGCAAAAGCCTCAAATAAAGAGATCGAAACCAACATAATTAAATGGTTGCACCTCGCTGGAGACCGAGAGGGGGGTAGGAGGGAGCGAATGAATAAAAGAGAGGCCCAACAAAACACTGCCGACCCTCATTAG